GGTCCCGGTGGACCGCTTCGAGCACCGCGCGGCCTCCCCCGCCCGGCATGTGGACGTCGAGCAGGACCACATCCGGCTTGGAGGCGACGATCTCCGCGGCCGCCACGGCCGGCTCCCCGGCGGTGCCGACGATCTCGAACTCCTCCCCCAGTTCGGTGCGGACCCCGGACAGGAACAGCCGGTGGTCGTCGACCAGAAAAACCTTGATCCGTGCCTCGCTCATTTGGACCTCGCCATCGTCAGTTGAACCTCGGTTCCACCGCCCGGCTCGGTGGTGATCAGCGCCGACCCGCCGGAGCGTTCCATCCTGCCCCGGATCGACTCTGCAATTCCCCTGCGGTCCGGCGCCACGGCCGCCGGGTCGAAGCCGGCGCCGTCGTCCCGGACAAACGTCGTAATGGCGTCCGGCTCCGCCTCCATGTAAACCGAGATCTGGGCAGCCCCCGAATGTTTGGCGGCGTTGACCGTGGCTTCCCGGCAGGCGTCGACCACCGCCTGCATTCGCTCGTCCATCGGCGCGTCGCCGACCGTGACCACCTCGATGGGGACCTTGAACTGAAGCTCGACCGCCGACGCGGCCTCCTCGATTGCCCCGGACAGCATCTCGTCCCGGTGGGTCGGCGTCCCGTTCAGCCAGGCCCGGAGCTCGCGCTCCTGGTTCCGGGCCAGGGCGACCATCTCCTTGGCCTGGTCGGTGCGCTGGATCAGCGCCAGAGTCTGGAGGACCGAGTCGTGCAGGTGCGCCGCCATGTCGGCCCGCTCCTCCGACCGGATGCGCTCCCGCCGCTCCTCGGTCAACTGGCGCAGAAGCCGCCAGCCCCAGGGCCCGAAGATGATCCCCAGGCCGGCCATTGTGGCGGCGACGGCAAAGACGATGCCCGGGGCGGCCTCCAGGGCGTTCGTGCGCTGAAGGAACAGCAGGATGCCGCCGCCGAAGAACAGCGCCCCGGCCCCCAGTCGCAGTCTCCCCACCCGGTCGGTGGCGCCTAGGGTTTCCAGCGGGTTCTCCGGCATCCGGTCGTGGATGTTTCGGCTCCAGCGCTGCCGCTGGCTCTCCGGGCTGGTAAGCCAGATGACCCCGGCGCCCAGGGCGGCGAGGCTGAACGAGGAGGCCAGGGCGTCGCCCAGCCACAGACCGAGCGGCCGGAGCAGGATCATCACGCCGAGGACGATCATCCCCATGGCGACGGCCCTCTGGGTCTTTGGAGGAAGGAAGGCCTTGGAACCGCCCTCAGCCTCCGGGACCAGCACCCAGAGGACGGCGTAGAGGACCACCCCGGCAAGCCCCGAAAGGCTCAGAAGGGCGAACGCGATGCGCACCAGGACCGGGTCCACGCCGAAGCGCTCCCCCAGGCCGCCGGCCACGCCGGCGATGATCCTCTGGTCCGTGCTCCGGTAGAGGCCGTAGTTCCGGAAGCCGCCCTTCGGCGATTCCCGGGGCGGCCGTCCCGGCAGCATGACCTTTTCGCTCTCCATGGTTCCCTCCTGTCGCAAATGATGTTCGCGCACACGGAGCGTGGCCACCATCGGGACTGACCCTGAGAGCAGCCGGTATCCCTAAGGGTTGCAGGGGGGCGGACCCCTATAGACCGCCGGCTCTGTCAGGCGGATCATCGACGCCAGGAGTTCAACGAGATGGAGGCATCACATGGAAACGATCGAACCGGCAGCACCGGGTGCGCCCCGACGGGTGTACCGAAGCAGGACCAATCGATGGATGGCCGGCGTCTGCGGAGGCCTGGCGGACTACTTCCGGGTCGACGCAACCCTCGTCCGGCTGCTGTTCGTCCTCCTGACGATCTGCGGCGGCATCGGCATCCCGATGTACGTGCTGGCCTGGCTGATCATCCCCCAGGAGGGGGAGCTCGACTCCATCGGCGAGCGCATGCTCGGCCGCACCAACCAGACCGTGACGGCACCGCCGAACGGTAACTAGTCGAACAATGAACAACGAGGGGGAGGAAAAGGTGGACGCAGCAACCAACGGCGGGATCGGCCCGGAGCCGGCGCCGGCAGCAGCAGGCCCGCAGGTCATCCGAAAGCAGCTGACCCGCAGCAGGACATCGAGGATGTTCGCCGGGGTGTGCGGGGGAATGGGAGAGTACTTCGGCGTCGACCCGATCCTGGTCCGCCTCGCCTTCGCCGTCCTGGCGCTGCTCGGCGGCGCC
This portion of the Actinomycetota bacterium genome encodes:
- a CDS encoding PspC domain-containing protein: METIEPAAPGAPRRVYRSRTNRWMAGVCGGLADYFRVDATLVRLLFVLLTICGGIGIPMYVLAWLIIPQEGELDSIGERMLGRTNQTVTAPPNGN
- a CDS encoding PspC domain-containing protein — encoded protein: MESEKVMLPGRPPRESPKGGFRNYGLYRSTDQRIIAGVAGGLGERFGVDPVLVRIAFALLSLSGLAGVVLYAVLWVLVPEAEGGSKAFLPPKTQRAVAMGMIVLGVMILLRPLGLWLGDALASSFSLAALGAGVIWLTSPESQRQRWSRNIHDRMPENPLETLGATDRVGRLRLGAGALFFGGGILLFLQRTNALEAAPGIVFAVAATMAGLGIIFGPWGWRLLRQLTEERRERIRSEERADMAAHLHDSVLQTLALIQRTDQAKEMVALARNQERELRAWLNGTPTHRDEMLSGAIEEAASAVELQFKVPIEVVTVGDAPMDERMQAVVDACREATVNAAKHSGAAQISVYMEAEPDAITTFVRDDGAGFDPAAVAPDRRGIAESIRGRMERSGGSALITTEPGGGTEVQLTMARSK